Proteins from a single region of Streptomyces spectabilis:
- a CDS encoding carboxymuconolactone decarboxylase family protein, producing the protein MDARLNYFGSPTAGKAIKHVMSAGRTLKESSLPAATQELVALRVSQINGCAACVDMHTKEAAAAGETAVRLHLVAVWREAAVFTAAERAALEFAEEATRVADGAGGVGDAVWARAAEHYDEEQLTALALHISFMNMANRLNIIARQPAGAYEPGQFH; encoded by the coding sequence ATGGACGCGCGACTGAACTACTTCGGCAGCCCCACCGCCGGAAAGGCGATCAAGCACGTGATGTCGGCGGGCAGGACGCTCAAGGAGTCGTCGCTGCCCGCCGCGACGCAGGAGCTGGTGGCGCTGCGCGTCAGCCAGATCAACGGCTGCGCGGCCTGCGTCGACATGCACACCAAGGAGGCGGCCGCGGCCGGTGAGACCGCGGTGCGGCTGCACCTGGTCGCGGTGTGGCGGGAGGCCGCGGTCTTCACCGCGGCCGAGCGCGCCGCCCTGGAGTTCGCCGAGGAGGCGACCCGGGTCGCGGACGGGGCGGGCGGGGTCGGCGACGCGGTGTGGGCGCGGGCCGCCGAGCACTACGACGAGGAGCAGCTCACCGCCCTCGCGCTGCATATCTCCTTCATGAACATGGCCAACCGGCTGAACATCATCGCCCGGCAGCCCGCGGGCGCCTACGAGCCCGGACAGTTCCACTGA
- a CDS encoding RNA polymerase sigma-70 factor, with protein sequence MSKVEEFEELRSLLFSIAYRILGSVSEAEDAVQEAWLRFDASPTRPESTKAFLSATVTRIAIDVLRSARVRREAYTGPWFPEPLLSDPYQDPARSVELADSVSMAALLLLERLSPLERAVFLLREVFGFGFDEVASAVGRSEAACRQLLVRARKHMEAGRPRFEADRQERQELATRFFDALRDGDVGGLQSLLAADVQMVGDGGGKAPQLARAIVGAQNVARLLGSVFPLLIRIDVTWEAREINGQPGAVFRDREGKVLHVMVLDVLDGRIQAIRSVINPDKLAHVGPVADAWAVDREVRRARRQTSHGSTTASPASYVMGKSK encoded by the coding sequence ATGAGCAAGGTCGAGGAGTTCGAGGAGCTGCGGTCGCTGCTGTTCTCGATCGCCTACCGGATCCTGGGCAGCGTGAGCGAGGCGGAGGACGCGGTGCAGGAGGCCTGGCTGCGCTTCGACGCCTCGCCGACCAGGCCCGAATCGACGAAGGCGTTCCTGTCGGCCACGGTCACCCGGATCGCCATAGACGTGCTGCGCTCCGCGCGGGTGCGGCGCGAGGCGTACACGGGCCCGTGGTTCCCCGAGCCGCTGCTGAGCGATCCGTATCAGGATCCCGCGCGGTCGGTGGAGCTGGCCGACTCGGTGTCGATGGCGGCGCTGCTGCTCCTGGAGCGGCTCAGCCCGCTGGAGCGCGCGGTCTTCCTGCTGCGGGAGGTGTTCGGCTTCGGGTTCGACGAGGTCGCGTCCGCGGTGGGGCGCTCCGAGGCCGCGTGCCGGCAGCTGCTCGTCCGGGCCCGCAAGCACATGGAGGCGGGTCGGCCCCGGTTCGAGGCGGACCGGCAAGAGCGGCAGGAGCTGGCGACCCGGTTCTTCGACGCGCTGCGGGACGGCGACGTGGGCGGCCTGCAGAGCCTCCTCGCCGCCGACGTACAGATGGTCGGGGACGGCGGCGGCAAGGCCCCGCAGCTGGCCAGGGCCATCGTGGGCGCGCAGAACGTGGCCCGGCTGCTCGGCTCGGTCTTCCCCCTGCTGATCCGGATCGACGTGACGTGGGAGGCGCGCGAGATCAACGGCCAGCCCGGCGCGGTCTTCCGGGACCGCGAGGGCAAGGTCCTCCACGTCATGGTCCTCGACGTGCTCGACGGGCGGATCCAGGCCATCCGCTCGGTGATCAACCCCGACAAGCTGGCGCACGTCGGGCCGGTCGCCGACGCCTGGGCCGTCGACCGCGAGGTGCGGCGGGCCCGCAGACAGACCTCGCACGGCTCCACGACCGCAAGCCCGGCGTCCTACGTGATGGGGAAATCGAAATAG
- a CDS encoding DUF6099 family protein, whose translation MDAMRLIEATRCALARSQEPAAIVAEVWQSQALAQAIGHRLAVAGPPELRGEALGLSELSGRGCGLLDPPRSEAEEIRAAGLTGIGDAHHTLLGLGALLAEAGIALVSVAMGAEDEGLYWQCMESIDAADESRDRVVEMLRKLAARERALGESDCEKCGGTVLEG comes from the coding sequence ATGGATGCGATGCGGCTCATCGAGGCGACGAGATGCGCCTTGGCGCGGAGTCAGGAGCCCGCGGCCATCGTGGCGGAGGTGTGGCAGTCCCAGGCTCTGGCCCAGGCGATAGGGCATCGCCTCGCGGTCGCCGGTCCGCCGGAGTTACGGGGCGAGGCGCTGGGGCTCAGCGAGCTGAGCGGCCGGGGCTGCGGCCTCCTGGACCCGCCCCGCTCGGAGGCGGAGGAGATACGGGCGGCGGGCCTGACGGGGATAGGAGACGCCCACCACACCCTGCTCGGTCTCGGCGCCCTGCTCGCCGAGGCCGGGATCGCCCTCGTCTCGGTGGCGATGGGCGCCGAGGACGAGGGGCTGTACTGGCAGTGCATGGAGTCGATCGACGCGGCCGACGAGTCCCGGGACCGCGTGGTGGAGATGCTCAGGAAGCTGGCGGCCCGCGAGCGGGCCCTGGGGGAGAGCGACTGCGAGAAGTGCGGAGGGACGGTGCTGGAGGGCTGA
- the vanX gene encoding D-Ala-D-Ala dipeptidase VanX, with protein MKGDFVFVDELASGIRWDAKYATWDNFTGKPVDGYLANRVVGTRALCAALARAREKAEAWGFGLLLWDGYRPQHAVDCFLRWSRQPEDGRTKSRHYPHIGRAEMFEKGYVAARSGHSRGSTVDLTLYDLASGELVPMGGDHDLMDAVSHHGAQGITPAEARNRQHLRSLMETCGFSAYEREWWHYTLDGEPYPDTYFDFPIT; from the coding sequence GTGAAGGGCGACTTTGTCTTCGTGGACGAGTTGGCGTCCGGAATACGCTGGGATGCCAAGTACGCCACGTGGGACAACTTCACCGGAAAGCCGGTGGACGGATATCTGGCCAATCGAGTCGTCGGCACGAGGGCTCTGTGCGCGGCCCTGGCACGGGCCAGAGAGAAGGCCGAAGCATGGGGATTCGGCCTGTTGCTCTGGGACGGCTATCGCCCGCAGCACGCCGTCGACTGCTTTCTGCGCTGGTCCCGGCAGCCGGAGGACGGCCGGACCAAGTCGCGGCACTATCCCCACATCGGCAGGGCCGAGATGTTCGAGAAGGGGTACGTGGCCGCCAGGTCAGGCCACAGCCGCGGCAGCACCGTCGACCTCACCCTCTATGACCTGGCCTCCGGTGAGCTCGTTCCCATGGGCGGCGACCATGACCTGATGGATGCCGTCTCGCATCATGGCGCACAAGGGATCACACCTGCCGAAGCACGGAACCGGCAGCACCTGCGTTCCCTCATGGAAACGTGCGGTTTCAGTGCGTACGAGCGCGAGTGGTGGCATTACACGCTCGACGGCGAGCCTTATCCGGACACCTATTTCGATTTCCCCATCACGTAG
- a CDS encoding LLM class F420-dependent oxidoreductase — protein sequence MDLRIFTEPQQGATYDTLLTVAKATEDLGFDAFFRSDHYLKMGSGDGLPGPTDAWITLAGLARETRRIRLGTLMTAGTFRLPGVLAVQVAQVDQMSGGRVELGLGAGWFEEEHKAYGIPFPKEKFARLEEQLAIVTGLWETPVGQTFSYDGTHYQLTDSPALPKPAQARVPVLIGGHGAVRTPRLAARHADEFNIPFASVQDSERQFTRVREAAEQAGRKGGDLVYSSALVACVGKDDAEVARRAAVIGREVDELKTNGLAGSPAEVVDKIGRYAEIGASRIYLQCLDLDDLDHLELISSQVQSQLA from the coding sequence ATGGATCTGCGCATCTTCACGGAGCCCCAGCAGGGGGCCACCTACGACACCCTCCTCACCGTCGCCAAGGCCACCGAGGACCTCGGCTTCGACGCCTTCTTCCGCTCCGACCACTATCTGAAGATGGGCTCGGGCGACGGTCTGCCGGGCCCCACGGACGCCTGGATCACGCTCGCCGGGCTCGCCCGCGAGACCCGGCGCATCCGGCTCGGCACCCTGATGACCGCGGGCACCTTCCGGCTGCCCGGCGTGCTCGCCGTCCAGGTCGCGCAGGTCGACCAGATGTCGGGCGGCCGGGTCGAACTGGGCCTGGGCGCCGGGTGGTTCGAGGAGGAGCACAAGGCGTACGGCATCCCGTTCCCCAAGGAGAAGTTCGCCCGTCTGGAGGAGCAGCTGGCCATCGTGACGGGCCTGTGGGAGACGCCCGTCGGCCAGACGTTCTCGTACGACGGCACGCACTACCAGCTCACGGACTCGCCCGCGCTGCCCAAGCCCGCGCAGGCCAGGGTGCCGGTCCTCATCGGCGGTCACGGCGCCGTCCGCACCCCGCGCCTGGCCGCGCGCCACGCCGACGAGTTCAACATCCCCTTCGCCTCCGTGCAGGACAGCGAGCGCCAGTTCACGCGCGTGCGCGAGGCGGCGGAGCAGGCCGGGCGCAAGGGCGGTGACCTGGTGTACTCCAGCGCCCTCGTGGCCTGCGTCGGCAAGGACGACGCGGAGGTCGCGCGGCGCGCCGCGGTCATCGGCCGCGAGGTCGACGAGCTCAAGACCAACGGCCTCGCGGGCTCCCCGGCCGAGGTCGTCGACAAGATCGGCAGGTACGCGGAGATCGGCGCGAGCCGGATCTACCTCCAGTGCCTGGACCTGGACGACCTCGACCACCTGGAGCTGATCTCCTCGCAGGTCCAGTCGCAGCTCGCGTAG